The stretch of DNA ATATGTACTTTTAATATTTTTTAGCAATTCTTCACTTGAACTAAACTCTTGAATATTTGTAATTTCTCCTAAAGAGTTAGATGATTCATTGTTTAAATATAACCAACAACTTCCATCTTGTGAAGTTTGATTATTTGCAAAGTTTACATACTTTTCATAATCTTTTACTTCCTCAAGGGATTCATCAACCCCACCAATCAAGATATCTGATATCTCATCTATTTCAAGTTCAAACTGTGCAAGTTGTAAAGACTTCTCAAATGATAAGTATTGAGAAGTTAAAAGCATATTCTTACCCTTTGCATTTAAAGCTTGAGAAACATAAAAGCTAACATTGTTGCTGTTTACATTTAGAAAGTCAAAGGGCATTACTATATTGTTTTCTTCATTTATTGTTTGCATTAGCTTATAAACATCATTTATAGGTCCATATTCACTTGCAACATAAATTCCAAGGTTTTCTCTTAGCTTAATCTCTTTTGTTGCTCTTAGAGCTCCTAGGACTGCTAAGATATTAAATTTACTTGATCTTCTAAGGTTTATCTTCGAAATCTCTTTTAACTCTTTTCTGTACTCTTTTACAGCTTTACTAGAATTGATAAGTTTATAAGTTGAGTGAATATGCATATCAATCCTTATTGCTTAAGATTATTGAACTATTATTCCCACCAAAGGCAACATAGTTTAATAAAATAGTTTGTTTGTTTTCACAAGATTTGTGTTCTAAGATTGGAGTAAAGGCTAAATCATCAATTGCTTCTTCAAAACCAAAAGTTGCAGGAAGGAAACTATTTTTAATAGCTTCAAGCATTAAGACAATTTCATTCGTACCACAAGCCCCTAAAGTATGTCCTAAAATAGGTTTTAGTGCTGTAACTTGTGTTTTTTCTTTGTAGTTATTAAATAGTTGAGCTAAAGCTTTTGCTTCTGATGAGTTATTATTTTCACTTCCTGTAGCATGAGCTTTTATACAATCTAAATCTTTTACTTGTAGTTTGGCATTTTTTAAAGCATTATTCATAGCTTCAAAAATAGGAGTTCCCGAAGGGTCACTTGTAGTTTCTGAGTAGTTATCACAGATATTTGAAGAAGAGATATATTTAAAGTTGTTTTCTTCTTTTTTTTCACTTTCTAACACAACAGCTGAACAACCTTCTCCTAAGATAATACCATCACTATTTTTATCAAAGGGTCTGTATATTTTTGATTGAGAAAGAAGCATTAAAGATGAAAAACCACCAAAGGTAGATTTATTAAAAAGTTCAAAGCCAATAACAATAGCTCTTTTGATTTTTTTCTTTTCAATCATTTTAGCTGCATAGGCTAAAGCATTTACACTAGATGTACAGGCAGTTGAGAAAAGAGTAGCTTTGTGTTTAGAGTTAATTAGTTTTTCAACATATTGACCAATAGCACCATT from Arcobacter sp. F155 encodes:
- a CDS encoding beta-ketoacyl synthase N-terminal-like domain-containing protein, whose translation is MNAYITGSSLVCNIGDNKQDIVSNLKNISPETYKENLQEILKDKTFYKIYDYDYSNEKRFQKILEKVVLDAVKEAKLSKEEQEDLHIFLGSTSMEMGTNEQFKDEFDNSSSNLEFKNIGNGAIGQYVEKLINSKHKATLFSTACTSSVNALAYAAKMIEKKKIKRAIVIGFELFNKSTFGGFSSLMLLSQSKIYRPFDKNSDGIILGEGCSAVVLESEKKEENNFKYISSSNICDNYSETTSDPSGTPIFEAMNNALKNAKLQVKDLDCIKAHATGSENNNSSEAKALAQLFNNYKEKTQVTALKPILGHTLGACGTNEIVLMLEAIKNSFLPATFGFEEAIDDLAFTPILEHKSCENKQTILLNYVAFGGNNSSIILSNKD